DNA sequence from the Narcine bancroftii isolate sNarBan1 chromosome 11, sNarBan1.hap1, whole genome shotgun sequence genome:
TGGGCAACCCCTTGTAAAGTTGAGGTTATAATGCAAGCTTTAGAGTACGCCAGATTAGCACCAGCAACAACAACCTATATTTAAGCAGCACTTTTTTAATGTGCAAAATATCACAGGAGTAATTATCAGCAAAAATTGGATACTGAACTACATAGGGTATCtttctttcctttggcttggcttcgcggacgaagatttatggaggggtaaatgtccacgtcagctgcaggctcgtttgtggctgacaagtccgatgtgggacaggcagacacggttgcagcggttgcaagggaaaattggtgggttggggttgggtgttgggcttttcctcctttgccttttgtcagtgaggtgggctctgcggtcttcttcaaaggaggttgctgcccgccgaactgtgaggcgccaagatgcacggttggaggcgatatcagcccactggcggtggttaatggggcaggcaccaagagatttctttaggcagtccttgtaccttttctttggtgcacctctgtcacggtggccagtggagagctcgccatagggTATATGGTGCAGAAGAATATCAGCAGGGTGTTGGCTGTATAGGGGTTTTAATTAAGGGTGGAGATTGAATAAGATGGACATATTCCCTAGAATGAAGGAAAAtgagggatgatctcaatcaTAGAGCACGGAAACAGATCCTTCGCCCCAACCTGCCCGTGCCAATCAAGAAGCATGGTTGCCCATCTTTGTAGTCGGTATGCCATTTAAATtggaattcctttctttgaaccAAATACTGCTAATGGTGGCTTGTGATCTGTCAGAAGAGTGAATTGCCATCCGTAGAGCATTTTCTGGAATTTCTTTGCCGTAGAAACAATTGCTAGagcctccttttcaatttgtccaCAGTTACGCTCTGCAGCGGTTAGAAAGCGTGCTGTGTGTGCTATGGCTTTTTGCTTCCCATCTGGGAATATATGTGAAATGACTACACCCACCCCAGACTGTGATGCCCTGAGGCTACAACAATCTCCAAGTTGGATGGTAGTGAGTCAAAAGAAGGTTCGATTTTAACATTGTCTGAATTCGATTAAACGACTCTTGACATTTTGAAGTCCAATTCCATTTGCTACCCTGTGTAAGGAGCTTGTTGAGTGGATCACGGAGTTTATGCATCTCCGGCAGGAATAAACTATATCATGACTCATAAGGACCCAAAATGAACATAGGGTGATCACATCTGTGGGTGCAGGCACGTGCCTGATTGCTTCAGTGTTTTGTGGATCTGGCCGCTGTCCATCTTCATCAATGATGAAACCCAGATATTTCACTGATTTCATGAAAAATATGCATTTTTCTGCATGCACTCGAAACCCATAGTCTCTGATGCGGGACAAAATGCAATCAAGACGATCAAACAATTCACGAGCATGTGCTCCCATGACCAGGGTATCATCTTGGTACACTGCAACTCCCAGAACACCATTCACCATTCTCTCTCTGATCTGTTgaaagatagctggagcagtcttCACTCCGAATGGTGACGTGTGTATCTGAACAGTCCTCGATGCGTGTTGATAGTCAGCAATTCTCTGGATTCGGCATCAACCTCCACCTGTAGATATGCCTCTGTTAAGTCAGTCTTTGCAAAGCATTTGCCCCCATTCAGTTTTGTGGAAAGGTCATCAGGCAATGGCAGCAGGTATTGATGGTCGTCCAATGCTGCATTCAAACCAGTTGAAAAATCAGCACACAGACGTATGGATCCATTAGATTTCTTCACAACCACGTTAAGTGCAGCCCCTGATGAGTAGTTGACTGGTTCAATCATTCCTTCATATTTCAGCCGTTCCGATTCGTGCTCCACTTCTTGCAGTGCTGTGTATGGGACAGGTTGTTTTGTCTTGAAAGTTGGTTTCACATTTGGCAGAAGACAGAATTTTGCCTTTGTTTTGGTGCACCGTCCGAGGCCTTTGGAAAATACCTGTGCACGTCCAACTGTATCAGCAACTCTTGAGCTGTATTTGCGGCCGCTTCCAACTTTTGACAAATATCATTAAGTGGAAAGTCAAGTAGGTTCAACCTATCGATCCAGCCGAAGCCCATGAGATCGAAGTTAGGACATTTTACCAAATAACATGATCCATTCCCTTCTGCGCCGTTTAAGCTGATGGAACAGTCAACTGAACCTAACAACTCAGGatgccctgcccccccccacccccacccctctcagaAGCATTCTGTTTTCGGTTGGAGTAACCTCTGGCTGACCAATCTGTTTCCACGTTTTCTTTGATATTAGGGTTATCTTAGACCCTGTATCAATTTACAGCCTCACTGGAATGCCGTTAATGTTCACCTTCGcgtatttcctgcatttggcggTTGCCACCTTAAAAGTTGCTTTAATTGGTTTCACTTTTGTGTGTGAAGCTAACTTAACGGGTGTTTTCCCTCTGCAGCATTCTGGTTTGTGTCCTCAATGCTTGCATTTACTGCAATGCTGCCATCTGTACGGGCAGTCACGAGTGTAGTGTCACTCAttgcagttccaacaggtgctaGGCGGGTCACACTTTTATTTGGTCGAGCAGGGTCTGCTGACTTGACTGTACACCGCTTGAAGATGAGTGCGCCGCTTCCACCATTTTGTTGACGTGTTTCAAATAATTAATTAATCGTTGGCATTTGGCGATTAATTTTGGAATGGTCATGTCAGATTCCTGTTCAATCTTTGCCAGCAAACCGCACTCTGAGGTCTACATCTTGGTACCACCGCATTTCTGCTACAAAGACTAGACACTTGAACTGGTCTTCAGTCAGCGTAGAGAGTTTGTAGATTTACCATACTCCCATATGCCACAAAATCTTCGGTATCTCTCTTGGTCATTTTTAAACACTGATACCGAATGTTGAACAGTGATATTTGTTCACCAAATATTTCTGCCATAACGTCGTGTTTCCCTGAAACTGAGCTCCTGGGGAAGTTTTGGCAGAATGAAGTTTATGTAGTGATCGTGTTCTCAAGTGCCTAACTTCCTCAACAATAGCCTCATCTTGCATGCCTTACTGAACTTGGAAAAATCTACTGAAAACAAGTCTTCATACTTTCTATACCAAGTTTCAAAAGTGCATGACTCTGAGTCATAATTAAACTCAGTGATAGAGTTCATTAATACGTTTGCAGAATTTGTTTTAAGTGCAGGCTCACCTTACTCAATGTTTAAAGCTCCCACAGACATTTTTGCTGCCAGCTGGTCTATTAATTTTGATTGTATGAGCTCAAAGCTCTCTTGTTGCTGTTTTAGGATGGCCTTGAGCTGTTCCATTGTTACTGACATTGTTGTTAAATTCAAATATTCAAGGTCCTCATCGCCAAAATACGTTGTAACCGTGGCCAGAAATGTTAAATGAGGAACTGAACTCCCACTCTTGGTTACCCAGAGTAACGAAATGACAGACACAGAGGTTTCCCTTAACACTGTGCTCTTTACTTCGATTCTCAGGCAAAGACTATTTACCCAAAATGACGTaaactatttatagtatttacacaagcttgtgacttcaagtcacaaggcaATCTCGTGAGTCCTTTAGTTCATGGAGGCTCCCGTTGCAACACCCACTCCtggtgactgtgggtcactctgattaggactCCCTAGCAGACATGTGTGTttaggtgaatagtcccagatgggtaccgattgtcacatattcccttgattttttttttgttcaattttattcgttgatatgcttgtgacaaatctagttttgtgaaattTTGCCCTCCGCTTAGTGCTTgcaacaattcttctgccttgggcattgggTGTTCAGGTATTTTGAGTGATGCATTAATGGTGATTTTGTAATTGCCGCAAATGCAAATTTCACCGTTTGCTTTTCATATGGGTACGATGGCGTTGTCCAATCGCTATATTGTATTGGTTtgaatatgccttcatgttttagtctgtttaatcagcctcaatttttcctttcCGGTCTGGCTTTGaataattttggttctgcattatcttttaattgcagtttgacttgaacacctttgattttccccaattcttgttggaaaaccactgcgtgATTGATGAGGATTTGGTCAAGTTCTAGTTGGGAGGTGtccgtgtggtttacatttagtatcgaaccgatttccagccagtctaggggaatgtattgtagccagtttcttctgaaGAGTGCcggtgctggtccctgggtatctacgatgtagagagagagtgtttttggttgctgcTGTTTGTATTATACTTGGACTGTACTTTTtacaaacactttgattctgtctcctgtaacagaacTTAGTTGTTTCAGGTGTTTTTAACTGGGAGGTGTGGTAGCAAGCGTTCCTTTAAATGTAATGacattagggacacctctgcccctgtgCCTAATTCCATCTTCAAGGGGTGTCCTTTATTTTTAgttgtataaagattgctgtgtttcctccatttatttctcagatatgtaatatctcaggagctgaaatttcaagAGCTTGAAGGTCAGCAGTTGGGCTGTTATCGTTGTGAGGTtgcctctctctactgactcacAGGGTTATATATTGGAAGGGACATCATGAATAATAAAGATGATGAATTCAAAGATAAGTTTCTCAAGTGTTCTCGTCCTTCCATGgttattccaagaatgagaaaGAGCTCCTCGTCTGCTCagtcagatattatgacatatgacatcatagtgaACATGGTAACTCTACAAAACAACAACctttcttaaagggaaagtcacACAACAACCAGAAATCAtgaacacaaggttttaacctctacaGGGCTCTTCTGTAGGGTGTAACAAAGTATCTTATCAGGTTTTTCCACCCAACTCCCTCCATTTCTGTGAACTGGTCCACTTCCATTGATACCTCCGTTGCTTGatattattttccatttttcctcagaagttatccctccttccttttcccattttgttttaatttatgaAGTAGAGAAGACGAAATGACTTTGCTACCATTATCTGAACTATATGCTTCTAAAAACAATAGTATCAAACATGTACTTGCCTTGGTTACATTTTTAACACTCTCCTATTAACATAATTTGCATGATCTGCAAATACCAATAAAAGTCTTGTTTTTCTAATGTGTTTCTCTTTAAGAATTTCAAAAGTAAAGAGAAacaatagaatgttttttttaattgaatcaaAACTGAGTTACTCACCGTCCTTCAAATATCACAGTCCACACACTCCGCTCAACATTATCGTCAAAGATCATTCATGCCACAAGTACACGCTAGTGCCCTGCCCGAAACGTTCCCGACCCGAATCTTCCCCCCCaaatcttccccccccctccatctgTGTGCGAGCCCACCAGCCAGCCCCAGTACTCAATCCCATCATGCATGCACAAGGAGAAATGCCCATGCACAGTCTTCAAACCCCGGGAGGCTGCAAATTGACAGGTAAGTACTGTGTCCCTTCCATTTTTTTCAGATTCtgcctgtcagaaataaaacttctcacacatgagtctctttaaaactgatgacacgacaagctttatttacaagtctgcagagttggactcaactggtttctacatacagtgcattgatttttatacccttattgtttgcccttccccttcttattaatactgttttaattggttagtattgcagaagcattctaagtataactgcatttttaattatcacgttcgttacgtacgctgtgaactctacatacactaaattctgtttctcacccttcttatcaatcttttgtctcctgcatgtctctcactatgaccaattttaaaaaaacatatccagctgaaccttttgtccttggctgctagtaagctccctgtccgttctggcttccctttttatgattaatcaacacattttaacttaagtcattttaacctaaattctctatataacaatccacccctttctctctttaaaatgtgtgtaatatatatagatatgaatggggattttaacctggggaagagaaacgtttcatgatacattaatctcgtgctgaagtaaaattctaacggggtctcccagtccccctggttgtATAGCCTGTTgtaccatggaaatcaccaggctgcgtagacagggaataatacagggcaaaataagtaggaggaataaaatacctccgatgacccacaagaaggtacgccaccaggttcccccaaaccatttgtccatccaatttaattgtgcaaaaggatgccaggtttgaaccggtacatgggacaaagtacgaatattatcagcgatttttcgaatggcttggccattatcatcaatctgtaagcagcagttagtcaaattaagctttccacatacacctccttccgtggctagaagatagtctagggccagacggttctgatatatagcagagcgcatttgaccttgctgggatgcaagtattTGTAGGGcaagagctgtttgatttgtaacaatttcaaggactgcttgtaagcgaataatgcgatttaacatataaataggagtacgataaccccaggatccatcttgagcccatgtagcgggaccataatattgaattatgcgttctggaggccaatcatctccccattgtcccaaatgtaccgtgctagagcggggctgacggtgtaatgtatcaaaaaccttcacgcctaatttatgaccgtgatcgtggggtaggaggaaaaattctgggcggattattcctaggaaacaagttccactccactgtgagggaagacgagtataaactttattaccacatacccagaataatccatttggggatactccataccccctttcccaaactcttttaagaacggggtttgattggtatggtcctgtgatggtggaactggtacaattccaaaactgaatactgctattagacaggggtaggcaattagttttaaaaacagtggataagaaccaagtcaggggtttaggaaaccaagtgaaaataccaggcgaaatgcgaatccatacagccttgcagggactttttcctactgggtatttgccggttcgtgagagacaataaaaaccagaggggacgttagagagagaccaagtttttcttgatctcgttcggttagttgtccaaattcgggaaatcatggtcaatgaattgaggggctcccccca
Encoded proteins:
- the LOC138745850 gene encoding endogenous retrovirus group 3 member 1 Env polyprotein-like isoform X1; protein product: MLLLCSLIFLSLPMSLSGVKCKKCRDTVVLFQDHIWGRKEGNFISHTSVPEKCWAENTTQHPYTPCVEKEGNNMGHYIQIPNTTPFPLNGWKGDSGPPCPDGLWFCIHQRTVPMKSSTLHSKVPAPLRQPDLVRVHPNNHESFGNAVEGDNLFVDLATKIAGTFNVTNCWVCGGPRMSEQWPWWGEPLNSLTMISRIWTTNRTRSRKTWSLSNVPSGFYCLSRTGKYPVGKSPCKAVWIRISPGIFTWFPKPLTWFLSTVFKTNCLPLSNSSIQFWNCTSSTITGPYQSNPVLKRVWERGYGVSPNGLFWVCGNKVYTRLPSQWSGTCFLGIIRPEFFLLPHDHGHKLGVKVFDTLHRQPRSSTVHLGQWGDDWPPERIIQYYGPATWAQDGSWGYRTPIYMLNRIIRLQAVLEIVTNQTALALQILASQQGQMRSAIYQNRLALDYLLATEGGVCGKLNLTNCCLQIDDNGQAIRKIADNIRTLSHVPVQTWHPFAQLNWMDKWFGGTWWRTFLWVIGGILFLLLILPCIIPCLRSLVISMVQQAIQPGGLGDPVRILLQHEINVS